Proteins from a single region of Haloplanus sp. GDY1:
- a CDS encoding HalX domain-containing protein, translating into MSEENPLVLVVEDERDLAELYTTWLAESYRVRTVNDGRAALDALEDEVRVVLLDRRMPDLSGDEVLDALRERGLDCRVAMVTAVEPDTGVLEMGFDDYLVKPVSREELTRTVSNLLVRDEYDEGVRRLFSLASKKALLESERNRKELEGSEKYQQLLDDIERLRDELDDKLARLSETDDLTRVYQDIARDDGEE; encoded by the coding sequence ATGAGCGAGGAGAACCCGCTCGTCCTCGTCGTCGAAGACGAACGAGACCTGGCCGAACTCTACACGACGTGGCTCGCCGAGTCGTACCGTGTGCGGACGGTGAACGACGGCCGGGCGGCGCTGGATGCGCTCGAGGACGAGGTGCGCGTCGTCCTGCTGGACCGACGGATGCCCGACCTCTCGGGGGACGAGGTCCTCGATGCGCTCCGCGAGCGAGGGCTCGACTGTCGGGTCGCCATGGTCACCGCCGTCGAACCCGACACGGGCGTACTGGAGATGGGCTTCGACGACTACCTGGTCAAGCCGGTGTCGAGGGAGGAACTCACGCGGACGGTGTCGAACCTGCTCGTCCGCGACGAGTACGACGAGGGCGTGCGCCGACTCTTCTCGCTCGCCTCGAAGAAGGCCCTGCTGGAATCCGAGCGGAACCGGAAGGAACTGGAGGGCTCCGAGAAGTACCAGCAACTCCTCGACGACATCGAGCGGCTCCGGGACGAACTCGACGACAAGCTCGCACGCCTCAGCGAGACGGACGACCTGACACGCGTCTATCAGGACATCGCTCGCGACGACGGCGAAGAATAA
- the guaB gene encoding IMP dehydrogenase, giving the protein MANDVPDSDPFSSKLQVPEALTFDDVLLRPMESHIEPDEADVSTRVSTNVTLNIPILSAAMDTVTESDLGIAMARNGGLGVLHRNMDVEEMVVEIERVKRADELVIRRDDVVTASPDQTVREVDEMMEREGVSGAPVVDDGDVVLGIISGTDIRPYLEVGESDEVRKAMTDEVITADEGVTARDALELMYDHKIERVPIVDDEDRLVGLVTMQGILQRREHENAARDDDGALRIGVAVGPFEDDRAVAADDAGADVLFIDCAHAHNRNVIDSARAISETVAADVVVGNIGTRQAAEAVVDFADGVKVGIGPGSICTTRVVTGAGMPQITAVSEVADVASRHDVPVIADGGIRYSGDAIKAVAAGADAVMLGSYFAGTEEAPGRVITMNGKKYKQYRGMGSVGAMRSGGGDRYLKEEDDDEGFVPEGVEAATPYKGTLASELHQLVGGMKSGMGYVGAATIPEFKQRSRFVRVSAAGQTEGHPHDVMITDEAPNYSPQE; this is encoded by the coding sequence ATGGCGAACGACGTTCCCGATTCGGACCCCTTCTCGTCCAAACTGCAGGTACCGGAGGCGCTGACCTTCGACGACGTGCTCCTCCGCCCGATGGAGAGCCACATCGAACCCGACGAGGCGGACGTGTCGACGCGGGTCTCCACGAACGTCACCCTCAACATCCCCATCCTGTCGGCCGCGATGGACACGGTGACCGAGAGCGACCTCGGGATAGCGATGGCCCGCAACGGCGGTCTCGGCGTCCTCCACCGCAACATGGACGTCGAGGAGATGGTCGTCGAGATCGAGCGCGTCAAGCGCGCCGACGAACTCGTGATCCGGCGGGACGACGTGGTGACGGCCAGCCCGGATCAGACCGTCCGCGAGGTGGACGAGATGATGGAACGCGAGGGGGTCAGCGGCGCGCCCGTCGTCGACGACGGGGACGTGGTGCTGGGGATCATCTCCGGGACGGACATCCGACCCTACCTGGAGGTCGGCGAGTCCGACGAGGTGCGCAAGGCGATGACCGACGAGGTCATCACCGCCGACGAGGGCGTGACCGCGCGGGACGCCCTCGAACTCATGTACGATCACAAGATCGAACGCGTCCCCATCGTCGACGACGAGGACCGCCTCGTCGGCCTCGTGACGATGCAGGGGATCCTCCAGCGGCGGGAACATGAGAACGCCGCGCGCGACGACGACGGTGCGCTGCGGATCGGGGTCGCCGTCGGCCCGTTCGAGGACGACCGCGCGGTCGCCGCCGACGACGCCGGCGCGGACGTGCTCTTCATCGACTGTGCGCACGCCCACAACCGGAACGTGATCGACAGCGCCCGCGCGATCAGCGAGACGGTGGCGGCGGACGTGGTCGTCGGCAACATCGGTACCCGTCAGGCCGCGGAGGCCGTCGTCGACTTCGCCGACGGCGTGAAGGTCGGCATCGGGCCGGGATCGATCTGTACGACGCGGGTCGTCACGGGCGCGGGCATGCCACAGATCACCGCCGTCTCGGAGGTGGCGGACGTCGCCAGCCGCCACGACGTGCCGGTGATCGCCGACGGGGGCATCCGCTACTCGGGCGACGCGATCAAGGCCGTCGCCGCCGGCGCCGACGCCGTCATGCTCGGATCGTACTTCGCGGGAACCGAGGAGGCACCCGGTCGCGTGATCACCATGAACGGCAAGAAGTACAAGCAGTACCGCGGCATGGGATCGGTCGGCGCGATGCGCTCGGGCGGCGGCGACCGCTACCTGAAGGAGGAGGACGACGACGAGGGGTTCGTCCCCGAGGGCGTCGAGGCGGCCACCCCCTACAAGGGGACGCTGGCGTCCGAACTCCACCAGCTCGTCGGCGGCATGAAGTCGGGGATGGGCTACGTCGGCGCGGCGACGATCCCCGAGTTCAAGCAGCGCTCCCGGTTCGTCCGCGTCTCGGCGGCCGGACAGACGGAGGGCCACCCCCACGACGTGATGATCACCGACGAGGCGCCGAACTACAGTCCCCAGGAGTGA
- a CDS encoding DUF5794 domain-containing protein, whose translation MSVSQHPVALRLERQVGGATKLLATVMMLPLIDGIFPALILAGALTYPFGILETGLLIFGGSATVAVVLAEMDGSPRERMRTIALLGLVLLPAAAVEAALAPTVRNLVDMAVFQRFAGLVILTVAAKTASARVGEYLPRPAVIIGLGLIASFQPAGASVAFVSDPGLVVRGVAAAAVGVGFAMLVAALGPVLQESVDLDLFRFGSAVALGMLALSVLGLMPTEAPVALGVLCVTAVFSFDPDGSPLGDEDDDDDAAEDAGADEGGDAPPAADDEGRSSPFPVEEESRAPWL comes from the coding sequence ATGAGCGTCTCTCAGCACCCGGTCGCACTCCGCCTGGAGCGACAGGTGGGCGGTGCGACGAAGCTGCTGGCGACGGTGATGATGCTCCCGCTGATCGACGGCATCTTCCCGGCCCTGATCCTGGCGGGCGCGCTCACCTACCCGTTCGGCATCCTCGAAACCGGCCTGCTCATCTTCGGCGGCTCGGCCACCGTGGCCGTCGTCCTCGCCGAGATGGACGGCTCGCCCCGCGAGCGGATGCGCACCATCGCGCTGCTGGGGCTCGTCTTGCTCCCGGCGGCGGCCGTCGAGGCGGCGCTGGCGCCCACCGTCCGGAACCTCGTCGACATGGCGGTCTTCCAGCGCTTCGCCGGCCTCGTCATCCTGACCGTCGCGGCCAAGACGGCGAGCGCCCGCGTCGGCGAGTACCTCCCCCGCCCGGCCGTCATCATCGGTCTGGGACTGATCGCCAGCTTCCAGCCCGCCGGGGCGTCCGTGGCGTTCGTCAGCGATCCGGGCCTCGTCGTCCGGGGCGTCGCCGCCGCCGCCGTCGGCGTCGGCTTCGCCATGCTGGTCGCGGCCCTCGGGCCGGTCCTGCAGGAGTCGGTCGACCTCGACCTGTTCCGGTTCGGGAGCGCCGTCGCCCTCGGCATGCTCGCGCTCTCCGTACTCGGCCTGATGCCGACCGAGGCGCCCGTCGCGCTCGGCGTCCTCTGCGTGACGGCCGTGTTCTCCTTCGACCCCGACGGCTCGCCCCTCGGCGACGAGGACGACGACGACGACGCGGCCGAGGACGCGGGTGCCGACGAGGGGGGCGACGCGCCGCCCGCCGCCGACGACGAGGGGCGGTCCTCGCCGTTCCCCGTCGAGGAGGAGTCCCGCGCGCCGTGGCTGTGA
- a CDS encoding acylphosphatase: MTDRVRARVFVSGRVQGVYYRANTRDAARARDVDGWVRNLRDGRVEAVFEGDEDAVESMIEWCRTGSPAADVRDVDVRYEEPTGESGFSVRR, from the coding sequence ATGACCGACCGAGTTCGGGCCCGCGTGTTCGTCTCCGGGCGGGTCCAGGGCGTCTACTACCGGGCGAACACCCGCGACGCCGCGCGGGCCAGGGACGTCGACGGCTGGGTGCGCAACCTGCGTGACGGCCGCGTCGAGGCCGTCTTCGAGGGCGACGAGGACGCCGTCGAGTCCATGATCGAGTGGTGTCGGACGGGCAGCCCCGCGGCCGACGTTCGCGACGTCGACGTGCGCTACGAGGAGCCGACGGGCGAGTCCGGGTTCTCCGTCCGCCGATGA
- a CDS encoding DUF4242 domain-containing protein gives MKDFLILRELDEAISRDDLHAAAEQSGETLDELRSEGVDIEWVDSEVLTNDDGDVTGTFCHYRAESEDAVREHAERAGLPATRIDQRGEPLAGED, from the coding sequence ATGAAGGATTTCCTGATCCTCCGTGAGCTCGACGAGGCGATCAGCCGCGACGACCTCCACGCCGCCGCGGAGCAGTCGGGCGAGACGCTCGACGAACTCCGCTCCGAGGGCGTCGACATCGAGTGGGTCGACTCAGAGGTACTGACGAACGACGACGGCGACGTGACGGGGACCTTCTGTCACTACCGCGCCGAGAGCGAGGACGCGGTGCGCGAACACGCCGAGCGGGCGGGCCTCCCGGCGACGCGGATCGATCAGCGGGGCGAACCCCTCGCGGGCGAGGACTGA
- the lysW gene encoding lysine biosynthesis protein LysW, translating into MPECVECGADVTLHEDLEVGEIVDCGTCGAELEVVGLDPVELDAAPELEEDWGE; encoded by the coding sequence ATGCCCGAGTGCGTCGAATGCGGGGCCGACGTGACCCTGCACGAGGATCTGGAAGTCGGAGAGATCGTCGACTGTGGGACCTGCGGTGCCGAACTCGAGGTCGTCGGCCTCGACCCCGTCGAACTGGACGCCGCCCCGGAACTCGAAGAGGACTGGGGCGAGTAG
- a CDS encoding MFS transporter: MPTPLTAVRRFVAGLSRHASDRWLYAWALGYAAVGAASLLVPLYAVALGADPFVVGLVEAAAGLAGVPGALVWGRLADRTGNRRGFVLGGLFGAGVVLALFPRLTSPRAVVLLNAALWFVVSAASPVVTLFMIEGTPEREWGERIGLLNAFQRYGWVGGLVGGTLWLGVGAVGPSVVAAQRGLFLLCAAASVVATPLAFYWLPPETTTSPRRLGRSSALGRLVAGGRYAKLVAFVPLRAVRVRRPSPRRLLSRFPSGLRRYFLVAALFSTAFSVFFGPLPVFLADLQYPDTLIFGLFIVSNAVSAIVFVPVGRLTARIDPAALQVRALGVRTLLFPAFGLAGGLAAWWLRTGSLALGFAVVGLTWAVVAVTGAALVSRAAPAPLRGEALGVYTALSGVGAGVGGVLGGALARVAGYAVAFGAAGLLVGCSAAVLLTTDLTGSDA, translated from the coding sequence GTGCCCACCCCCCTCACCGCCGTTCGCCGGTTCGTCGCCGGACTCAGCCGACACGCCTCCGATCGGTGGCTGTACGCCTGGGCGCTCGGCTACGCCGCCGTCGGCGCCGCCTCCCTCCTCGTGCCGCTGTACGCCGTCGCCCTCGGCGCCGACCCGTTCGTCGTCGGCCTCGTCGAGGCGGCGGCGGGGCTCGCGGGCGTCCCCGGGGCGCTCGTCTGGGGTCGGCTCGCGGACCGCACCGGGAACCGCCGGGGGTTCGTCCTCGGGGGTCTGTTCGGCGCCGGCGTCGTCCTCGCGCTCTTTCCCCGCCTGACCTCGCCGCGGGCCGTCGTCCTCCTGAACGCCGCCCTGTGGTTCGTCGTCTCCGCCGCCTCGCCCGTCGTGACGCTGTTCATGATCGAGGGCACCCCCGAACGCGAGTGGGGCGAGCGGATCGGCCTGCTGAACGCCTTCCAGCGGTACGGGTGGGTCGGCGGACTCGTCGGCGGTACCCTCTGGCTCGGCGTCGGCGCCGTCGGACCGTCCGTCGTCGCGGCCCAGCGGGGCCTCTTTCTCCTCTGTGCCGCCGCGTCCGTCGTCGCCACCCCGCTCGCGTTCTACTGGCTCCCGCCGGAGACGACGACGTCCCCCCGCCGCCTCGGGCGGTCGAGCGCGCTCGGCCGACTGGTCGCCGGCGGTCGGTACGCAAAACTCGTCGCGTTCGTTCCCCTCCGGGCCGTCCGCGTCCGCCGTCCGTCGCCCCGTCGGCTCCTGTCCCGGTTCCCGTCGGGGCTGCGACGCTACTTCCTCGTCGCCGCCCTGTTCAGCACCGCGTTCTCGGTGTTCTTCGGCCCCCTGCCCGTCTTCCTCGCCGACCTCCAGTATCCCGATACCCTCATCTTCGGGCTGTTCATCGTCTCGAACGCCGTCAGCGCCATCGTGTTCGTCCCCGTCGGCCGACTGACGGCGCGGATCGATCCCGCCGCCCTCCAGGTTCGGGCGCTCGGCGTTCGGACGCTCCTGTTTCCCGCGTTCGGGCTCGCCGGCGGCCTCGCGGCCTGGTGGCTCAGAACCGGCTCGCTCGCCCTCGGGTTCGCCGTCGTCGGCCTCACGTGGGCCGTCGTCGCGGTGACCGGCGCCGCTCTCGTCTCGCGTGCCGCGCCCGCCCCCCTCCGGGGCGAGGCGCTCGGCGTCTACACCGCGCTCTCCGGCGTCGGTGCCGGCGTCGGCGGCGTCCTCGGCGGCGCCCTCGCCCGCGTTGCGGGCTACGCCGTCGCCTTCGGCGCCGCCGGCCTCCTCGTCGGCTGTAGCGCCGCCGTCCTCCTGACGACCGACCTGACGGGGTCGGACGCGTGA
- a CDS encoding 2Fe-2S iron-sulfur cluster-binding protein, with protein MTEYTVEFVGTGETIRVSDKRTILKACIDAGIAQEYSCRVGMCLACSAKIVEGEVAQPAARALTEEEAESYALTCMARPQSDLVLDRGKYPPSIEDAATDAAAAADD; from the coding sequence ATGACCGAGTACACCGTCGAGTTCGTCGGCACCGGCGAGACGATTCGGGTGTCCGACAAGCGGACCATCCTCAAGGCGTGTATCGACGCCGGGATCGCACAGGAGTACTCCTGTCGCGTCGGGATGTGTCTGGCCTGCTCCGCGAAGATCGTCGAGGGCGAGGTGGCCCAGCCAGCGGCCCGGGCGCTGACCGAGGAGGAGGCGGAGTCGTACGCCCTGACCTGCATGGCCCGCCCGCAGAGCGACCTGGTGCTCGACCGCGGGAAGTACCCGCCGAGCATCGAGGACGCCGCGACCGACGCGGCCGCCGCCGCCGACGACTGA
- a CDS encoding rubrerythrin family protein, with product MDAADLRARIEADYAEALDLLGSRDLLVALSGGEPRSEPLLRAAAASEYAARETFREWADTAADDALRETYAAVAAREDDHLRRVRECLDEPRGHPPDGPGPMHAYLRGREEPIHRVAGGMVGRTLVSLRTHGALLDFFEGRDADAEALLRALRAETADCLDDGLDVLDARAGGEDWDAALAVAGYTVRLAADDLRDA from the coding sequence ATGGACGCCGCGGACCTCCGGGCGCGGATCGAGGCCGACTACGCCGAAGCGCTCGACCTGCTCGGCTCCCGCGACCTGCTCGTCGCGCTCTCGGGCGGCGAGCCCCGATCCGAGCCGTTGCTCCGCGCCGCCGCCGCCAGCGAGTACGCCGCCCGCGAGACGTTCCGCGAGTGGGCCGACACCGCCGCCGACGACGCCCTCCGGGAGACGTACGCGGCCGTCGCCGCCCGGGAGGACGACCACCTCCGGCGGGTTCGCGAGTGCCTCGACGAGCCGAGGGGCCACCCCCCCGACGGCCCGGGGCCGATGCACGCCTACCTCCGGGGTCGCGAGGAGCCGATCCACCGCGTCGCCGGCGGAATGGTCGGCCGGACGCTCGTCAGCCTCCGGACCCACGGCGCCCTCCTCGACTTCTTCGAGGGACGCGACGCCGACGCCGAGGCCCTGCTTCGCGCGCTGCGGGCGGAGACGGCCGACTGTCTCGACGACGGACTCGACGTCCTCGACGCCCGCGCCGGCGGCGAGGACTGGGACGCGGCGCTGGCCGTCGCGGGCTACACCGTCCGCCTCGCGGCCGACGACCTGCGGGACGCGTAG
- a CDS encoding DUF3179 domain-containing protein, whose protein sequence is MGYRTTRRGAMALAGSAATALAGCLGAGSDAPAASAPAGGPPAADRSPHLAYERDRIREGVVSGGVSKDGIPAIDDPTVVDASSASFLRDEDVVFGVVRGGTATAYPRAVLVHHEIVNDRLDGVPVSVTYCPLTGTAMGFERGATTFGVSGDLVNSNLVMYDRATDSRWPQMLGVAVSGPLAGRPLREFDLRWTTWGRWRARHPDGGVLSRETGYVRNYGVDPYGSYGPRRGYYARDDTMFPPLTSDDRLPAKRVVVGVRTHDGAAAVTRTRLRRRGVVDLSIDGERLVIAHDDALDAAYGYRVPPAATVTAGEDGVVVDGAARPAAALPFARWPAVEAMWFAWAGFYPGTVLHA, encoded by the coding sequence ATGGGATACCGAACCACGCGGCGGGGGGCGATGGCGCTCGCCGGGAGCGCGGCGACCGCTCTGGCCGGCTGTCTCGGGGCGGGGTCGGACGCGCCCGCGGCGTCGGCGCCCGCCGGCGGACCGCCGGCCGCCGACCGATCCCCGCATCTCGCCTACGAGCGCGACCGGATCCGCGAGGGTGTCGTCTCCGGCGGCGTGAGCAAGGACGGCATCCCCGCGATAGACGACCCGACCGTCGTCGACGCGTCGTCGGCTTCGTTCCTCCGGGACGAGGACGTCGTCTTCGGCGTCGTCCGCGGCGGGACGGCGACGGCCTACCCCCGAGCGGTCCTCGTCCACCACGAGATCGTCAACGACCGCCTCGACGGCGTTCCCGTGAGCGTCACGTACTGCCCGCTCACCGGGACGGCGATGGGCTTCGAGCGGGGAGCGACCACCTTCGGCGTCTCGGGGGATCTGGTCAACAGCAACCTCGTGATGTACGACCGGGCGACGGACAGTCGGTGGCCACAGATGCTCGGGGTCGCCGTCTCGGGGCCGCTCGCCGGTCGGCCCCTGCGGGAGTTCGACCTCCGGTGGACCACCTGGGGGCGGTGGCGCGCCCGGCATCCCGACGGCGGGGTGCTCTCTCGGGAGACCGGCTACGTCCGCAACTACGGCGTCGATCCCTACGGGTCCTACGGGCCGAGGCGGGGCTACTACGCTCGGGACGACACGATGTTCCCGCCGCTCACGAGCGACGACCGCCTCCCCGCCAAGCGGGTCGTCGTCGGCGTCCGAACCCACGACGGTGCCGCGGCGGTCACCCGGACGCGACTCCGACGGCGGGGCGTGGTCGACCTCTCGATCGACGGGGAGCGCCTCGTGATCGCTCACGACGACGCCCTCGACGCGGCGTACGGGTACCGAGTGCCCCCGGCCGCGACGGTGACCGCCGGAGAGGACGGCGTCGTCGTCGACGGCGCCGCCCGTCCGGCCGCCGCGCTCCCGTTCGCGCGGTGGCCGGCCGTCGAGGCGATGTGGTTCGCGTGGGCGGGCTTCTACCCCGGGACGGTCCTCCATGCGTGA
- a CDS encoding DUF7344 domain-containing protein, giving the protein MRGQRGAVSMEDDDAESAAERPAKPTEQEVFDILSNRRRRYALYALLRDETATIGSLADQIAAWENECNIGDVTSAERKRVYTALQQSHLPKLERTGLISFDPDSGRVEPTEAVEELDIYLEVVGEEQLSWDQYYLALSAVSAGVVVAVWLGIPPFGSLPPLFWMTVVVALFGVSAAVHNYRSTGLAGAAEPPEVSRQS; this is encoded by the coding sequence ATGCGTGGACAGAGGGGGGCGGTGTCGATGGAGGACGACGACGCGGAATCGGCCGCCGAGCGGCCGGCGAAACCGACGGAACAGGAGGTGTTCGACATCCTGTCGAACCGACGTCGTCGGTACGCGCTGTACGCACTCCTGCGCGACGAGACGGCGACGATCGGCTCGCTGGCCGACCAGATCGCCGCTTGGGAGAACGAGTGTAATATCGGTGACGTGACGTCGGCGGAGCGAAAGCGCGTCTACACCGCCCTGCAGCAGTCCCACCTCCCGAAACTGGAGCGGACCGGGCTGATCAGTTTCGACCCCGACAGCGGCCGCGTCGAGCCCACCGAGGCCGTCGAGGAACTGGACATCTACCTCGAAGTCGTCGGCGAGGAGCAGCTCTCGTGGGATCAGTACTATCTCGCCCTCTCGGCGGTGTCGGCCGGCGTCGTCGTCGCCGTCTGGCTCGGCATCCCGCCGTTCGGCTCCCTCCCGCCGCTGTTCTGGATGACCGTCGTCGTCGCGCTGTTCGGCGTCTCCGCGGCCGTCCACAACTACCGCTCGACCGGCCTGGCCGGCGCCGCCGAGCCGCCCGAGGTGTCGCGTCAGTCCTGA
- a CDS encoding DUF555 domain-containing protein, with amino-acid sequence MSNYLVAMEAAWLVRDVEDVDDAIGVAVSEAGKRLNEQDKEYVEVEVGATPCPACGEPFDSAFIAADTALVGLLLEIEVFNADGENHATRIAKSEVGGALRDVPLSVIEVVETEAEED; translated from the coding sequence ATGAGCAACTATCTCGTCGCGATGGAGGCCGCCTGGCTGGTCAGGGACGTCGAGGACGTCGACGACGCCATCGGCGTCGCGGTCAGCGAGGCCGGCAAGCGCCTCAACGAACAGGACAAGGAGTACGTCGAGGTGGAGGTCGGCGCCACGCCCTGTCCGGCCTGCGGCGAACCGTTCGACTCGGCGTTCATCGCCGCCGACACCGCGCTGGTGGGTCTCCTCCTCGAAATCGAGGTGTTCAACGCCGACGGCGAGAACCACGCCACCCGCATCGCGAAAAGCGAGGTCGGGGGTGCCCTGCGTGACGTCCCGCTGTCGGTGATCGAGGTCGTGGAGACCGAGGCCGAGGAGGACTGA
- a CDS encoding ribbon-helix-helix protein, CopG family encodes MDEGDGLAEMETVTVELEEETLDAVDDIAFADHRDNRAAAIRTLLDEWLKTRDE; translated from the coding sequence ATGGACGAGGGAGACGGACTCGCGGAGATGGAGACGGTCACCGTCGAACTGGAGGAGGAGACGCTGGACGCCGTCGACGACATCGCCTTCGCGGACCACCGGGACAACCGGGCGGCGGCGATCAGGACCCTCCTCGACGAGTGGCTGAAGACACGCGACGAGTGA
- a CDS encoding VOC family protein, with translation MTRLVAHHFGVTVADLDRVVEFYRDALGLGTPDRFDVSDEAFADAVDVDGATGRFAHFDADGARIELIEYDPEGDDATGDAVNQPGAKHLGLAVDDVDAFYADLDPSVTTLSEPRTTETGSRICFLRDPEGNLVELLEV, from the coding sequence GTGACCCGACTCGTAGCCCACCACTTCGGCGTGACCGTGGCCGACCTGGACCGCGTGGTCGAGTTCTACCGCGACGCTCTCGGACTCGGCACCCCCGACCGCTTCGACGTCTCGGACGAGGCCTTCGCGGACGCCGTCGACGTCGACGGCGCCACCGGCCGGTTCGCCCACTTCGACGCCGACGGCGCACGGATCGAACTGATCGAGTACGACCCCGAGGGCGACGACGCCACCGGCGACGCGGTGAACCAGCCGGGCGCGAAACACCTCGGGCTCGCCGTGGACGACGTCGACGCCTTCTACGCCGACCTCGATCCCTCCGTCACCACCCTGAGCGAACCCCGGACGACGGAGACCGGCTCGCGGATCTGCTTCCTCCGCGACCCGGAGGGGAACCTCGTCGAGCTTCTGGAGGTCTGA
- a CDS encoding HalOD1 output domain-containing protein, which yields MSEADSAAARWDEDRDAYVARFDGTNRSPSVAVAETLTETVEVGDRPLFDYVDPDALDALVAGSSPSTTVTFDVEDAAVTVHGDGRILVRPP from the coding sequence ATGAGCGAGGCGGACTCCGCGGCGGCCCGCTGGGACGAGGATCGCGACGCGTACGTGGCCCGGTTCGACGGGACGAACCGCTCGCCGAGCGTCGCCGTCGCCGAGACGCTGACGGAGACGGTCGAGGTGGGCGACCGACCGCTGTTCGACTACGTCGACCCCGACGCGCTGGACGCCCTCGTCGCCGGGTCGTCGCCCTCGACGACGGTCACGTTCGACGTCGAGGACGCCGCGGTCACCGTCCACGGCGACGGCCGCATCCTCGTCCGGCCGCCGTGA
- a CDS encoding nuclear transport factor 2 family protein, translating into MTTTEDVLDHHLDAFTAQDLEETLADYTDDSVVITNVGTFRGLDEIEELFAGLFEEFAQEGSRIDLDRKTVEGEYAYIVWNGETPDNDYEFCTDTFVVEDGVIHRQTFAGKIEPKS; encoded by the coding sequence ATGACGACCACAGAAGACGTACTCGACCACCATCTCGACGCTTTCACCGCACAGGACCTCGAGGAGACGCTCGCGGACTACACGGACGACTCCGTGGTCATCACGAACGTGGGGACGTTCCGCGGCCTCGACGAGATCGAGGAACTGTTCGCCGGGCTGTTCGAGGAGTTCGCCCAGGAGGGGTCGCGGATCGACCTCGACCGGAAGACCGTCGAGGGGGAGTACGCGTACATCGTCTGGAACGGGGAGACACCCGACAACGACTACGAGTTCTGCACCGACACCTTCGTCGTGGAGGACGGAGTGATCCACCGGCAGACGTTCGCCGGCAAGATCGAACCGAAGTCGTAG
- a CDS encoding universal stress protein: MYDAILVPTDGSEGVDRTLDHAIEMARNHGATVHALYVVDRRFELAADEDREELIAQLTDRGEDAVAAVAERAGEAGLDVVTDVREGVPYKTILGYADEAGIDVIAMGTHGRTGRDRLAHLGSVTDRVVENATVPVFVVNIGDAD, translated from the coding sequence ATGTACGACGCGATACTCGTCCCCACGGACGGGAGCGAGGGAGTCGACCGGACGCTCGATCACGCGATCGAGATGGCGCGCAACCACGGGGCGACGGTCCACGCGCTCTACGTGGTCGACCGGCGGTTCGAACTCGCGGCCGACGAGGACCGCGAGGAACTGATCGCGCAGTTGACCGACCGGGGCGAGGACGCCGTCGCCGCCGTCGCCGAGCGCGCGGGCGAGGCCGGACTCGACGTCGTGACCGACGTGCGCGAGGGGGTGCCCTACAAGACCATCCTCGGCTACGCCGACGAGGCCGGAATCGACGTGATCGCGATGGGCACCCACGGGCGGACGGGACGGGACCGCCTCGCCCACCTCGGGAGCGTCACCGACCGCGTCGTCGAGAACGCCACCGTCCCCGTGTTCGTGGTCAACATCGGCGACGCGGACTGA